Proteins encoded in a region of the Pirellulaceae bacterium genome:
- a CDS encoding FG-GAP-like repeat-containing protein has product MRCCLRVSMMLIVSSLVSGCQPTGSAPAETTSAPAQPATVTPTVPSPKPTSSNSLFRRLPESETGIDFTNRADPNHPMSRLYHSGFVSGGVAIGDLNGDQRPDLFFTSGPDSNRLYLQTANFKFEDATEKAGVGGGTAWGAGANLIDIDNDGDLDIYVCNYATNNQLFINQGNGQFTEQAEPFGLGVADASLVPAFCDYDCDGDLDLYIVTLRYYREGGRPTESPVGMNNGMPYVLPKYDKYYALKRQRGENGRSKFKLDSYGRKDRLFRNNGNGSFVEVTDEAGITGSGFGLSATWWDYNEDGWPDLYVCNDFDDPDVLYHNNGDGTFQNTLENAVPHTPWFSMGSDAADLNNDGRLDLFVVDMSATNHFKQKTTMGAMNAAKLREVAGPPAQYMRNSLFINTGTGRFQEAAFMAGLANTDWSWAAKLADFDNDGWVDVFIGNGIIRSFNDSDIPFDDSMLIGRTIWDIFKNTPPRREQNLAFRNRGQLDFEDVSQAWGLDHVGVSYGAAYGDLDQDGDLDLIVVNLDEPVSVYQNQAKQKSIRLKLVGSVSNRSGIGAEVRLETAEGVQLRQLQPMTGFLSCNESTVHFGVGNLKRIRQVTVRWPSGAQQSLQNLAPGMYEIREDQAKLTESQSPQRSDNNQTQPLFVADGRLNAFPHVDPEFDDFNQQPLLPNRLSQFGPGMAWGDIDDDGDDDAFFGGGTGQAGRVLFNRQGDGFSASSQPALERDAMSEDMGALWVDIDQDDDLDLYVASGGVEAIDHPARFEDRLYLNDGKGMLTRAASNVLPSQSESSGVVTACDFDRDGDLDLFVGGRLIPGQYPLAPRSRLLLNQGGTFQEITPPGLRSAGMVTSALWSDTDGDSWTDLLLTYEWGPIRLFRNVNGQLQDQSKTAGLSPLLGWWNGIAGRDLDGDRDIDYVVTNFGLNTKYHAKPDHPALLYFGDFEKSGRKRLIEAEFEAETLFPIRGKSCSTHAMPFLSKKFSTYRAFAAADLADLYSSECLNEATRFAANLLESGVLLNDGAGHFTFQPLPRIAQIAPAFGVVISEFNGDAAPDVYLVHNFYGPQPETGNMDGGISQLLRGDGKGSFQPVPGIESGTVVAGDAKSLAMADLNQDGRQDLIVGLHDSQPISFIRSKRLTSDIFQLQLEADSGNSQAIGARVTVILDDGSTQTAEVAAGGSYLSQSNSALSFGLNGKQLDAVEVIWPNGEATRTEIDEAKSMYRISHVRVNSSKP; this is encoded by the coding sequence ATGCGATGTTGCCTTCGTGTTTCCATGATGCTGATCGTTTCGTCGCTTGTTTCGGGCTGCCAACCAACCGGGTCGGCCCCCGCCGAAACGACCTCGGCTCCCGCCCAGCCAGCGACCGTGACACCGACCGTGCCCTCCCCGAAACCAACCTCGTCCAACTCTCTCTTTCGTCGCTTGCCCGAATCCGAGACCGGCATCGACTTCACAAATCGCGCTGACCCCAATCACCCAATGAGCCGTCTCTATCATTCAGGATTTGTATCAGGCGGCGTGGCGATCGGCGATCTAAACGGTGATCAGCGCCCGGACCTATTTTTCACGAGCGGTCCAGACTCGAACCGACTCTACCTGCAGACGGCAAATTTCAAGTTTGAAGATGCTACCGAGAAAGCGGGCGTAGGCGGTGGCACTGCCTGGGGTGCCGGTGCCAACTTAATCGACATCGACAACGATGGCGATCTCGATATTTATGTCTGCAATTATGCGACAAACAATCAACTTTTCATCAATCAAGGCAATGGGCAATTCACCGAACAAGCTGAACCATTCGGGCTCGGTGTGGCCGATGCATCGCTCGTTCCCGCTTTTTGCGACTACGATTGCGATGGCGATTTGGACTTGTACATCGTGACGTTGCGTTACTACCGCGAAGGTGGCCGTCCCACCGAATCCCCGGTAGGCATGAACAACGGCATGCCTTATGTCTTACCCAAATACGACAAATACTATGCTCTCAAACGTCAACGGGGAGAAAACGGCCGCAGCAAGTTCAAACTAGACAGTTACGGCCGAAAGGATCGTCTGTTCCGTAACAATGGCAACGGATCATTCGTCGAAGTCACCGACGAGGCAGGCATTACAGGATCCGGCTTTGGCTTGTCAGCGACCTGGTGGGACTACAACGAGGATGGCTGGCCAGATCTCTATGTGTGCAACGACTTTGACGACCCAGATGTGTTGTATCACAACAACGGCGACGGAACTTTTCAAAATACACTCGAAAACGCCGTTCCGCACACACCTTGGTTTTCAATGGGATCTGATGCGGCTGACCTAAATAATGACGGACGCCTCGACCTGTTTGTGGTGGATATGTCAGCAACGAATCACTTCAAGCAAAAAACTACGATGGGCGCGATGAATGCGGCAAAACTGCGTGAAGTTGCCGGCCCACCCGCACAGTACATGCGCAACTCGCTCTTCATCAACACCGGCACAGGCCGCTTTCAAGAAGCGGCTTTCATGGCCGGATTGGCAAATACGGATTGGTCATGGGCGGCTAAACTGGCCGATTTCGACAACGATGGTTGGGTCGATGTGTTTATCGGCAATGGAATTATTCGCAGCTTTAACGATTCCGATATTCCCTTTGATGACAGTATGCTAATCGGCCGTACGATCTGGGACATCTTCAAGAATACGCCTCCACGACGCGAACAGAACCTCGCTTTCCGAAACCGAGGCCAACTTGATTTTGAGGATGTGAGTCAAGCTTGGGGCCTCGATCATGTCGGAGTCAGCTACGGTGCTGCCTATGGGGATTTAGACCAGGACGGTGATCTCGATTTGATCGTTGTGAATCTTGATGAACCCGTGAGCGTCTATCAAAACCAGGCAAAGCAGAAGTCAATACGGTTGAAGCTGGTCGGTTCAGTGAGCAATCGAAGTGGAATCGGTGCCGAAGTCCGTTTGGAAACGGCGGAAGGCGTGCAACTGAGACAACTACAACCGATGACCGGTTTTCTTTCCTGCAACGAATCAACCGTCCATTTTGGCGTCGGCAACCTGAAACGGATTCGTCAAGTTACAGTCCGCTGGCCTAGTGGCGCTCAACAATCATTGCAAAATCTCGCGCCCGGGATGTATGAAATCCGCGAAGACCAGGCCAAACTGACGGAAAGTCAGTCGCCACAGCGATCAGATAACAATCAAACACAACCCCTGTTTGTTGCGGATGGACGGCTCAACGCATTTCCCCATGTTGATCCGGAGTTCGATGATTTCAACCAACAACCTTTACTACCGAACCGCCTGTCCCAGTTTGGTCCGGGCATGGCATGGGGAGATATCGATGACGATGGCGACGATGATGCATTTTTCGGTGGAGGAACCGGACAAGCAGGCCGCGTACTGTTCAACCGACAAGGAGATGGTTTCTCGGCCTCATCTCAGCCCGCTCTAGAGCGAGATGCCATGTCAGAGGATATGGGCGCACTGTGGGTTGATATCGACCAGGATGACGACCTGGATCTCTATGTCGCCAGTGGAGGCGTTGAGGCAATCGATCACCCTGCTCGCTTCGAAGATCGCCTTTATTTAAATGACGGCAAGGGGATGCTTACGCGCGCAGCAAGCAATGTGTTGCCGTCACAATCCGAGAGCTCCGGTGTCGTGACGGCATGCGACTTTGATCGCGACGGTGATCTCGACCTCTTTGTGGGAGGCCGACTCATCCCCGGTCAGTATCCGCTCGCACCGCGAAGTCGACTGCTACTGAATCAAGGGGGAACCTTCCAAGAAATCACGCCCCCTGGCTTGCGGTCGGCCGGAATGGTCACCAGCGCGCTTTGGTCGGATACCGACGGAGACAGTTGGACCGACCTGCTACTGACCTACGAATGGGGCCCCATTCGCCTGTTTCGCAATGTGAACGGTCAACTCCAAGACCAATCGAAAACAGCAGGCCTCAGTCCATTACTCGGCTGGTGGAACGGAATTGCCGGTCGTGATTTGGACGGGGATCGCGACATCGATTACGTCGTCACCAATTTCGGGCTCAATACGAAATATCATGCGAAACCCGACCATCCGGCCCTCCTCTACTTCGGCGACTTCGAAAAATCAGGGCGAAAGCGACTGATCGAAGCCGAATTTGAAGCGGAAACGCTATTTCCAATCCGAGGAAAAAGCTGCTCGACACACGCCATGCCATTTCTCAGTAAGAAATTTTCAACTTATCGCGCGTTTGCTGCCGCCGATTTGGCCGACCTGTACAGCTCCGAATGCCTGAATGAAGCCACCCGATTTGCCGCGAATCTGCTTGAATCAGGCGTTTTGCTGAATGATGGCGCCGGACACTTCACCTTTCAACCACTGCCACGGATTGCGCAAATTGCCCCCGCCTTCGGTGTCGTCATCAGCGAATTCAACGGGGATGCGGCCCCAGATGTGTACTTGGTCCATAACTTCTACGGTCCACAACCGGAAACCGGAAACATGGATGGCGGCATCAGCCAGTTGTTACGAGGGGACGGGAAAGGCAGCTTTCAGCCTGTCCCAGGAATCGAAAGCGGAACGGTTGTCGCCGGCGATGCAAAATCTCTCGCCATGGCGGATTTAAACCAAGACGGTCGCCAAGATTTGATTGTCGGCCTGCACGATAGTCAACCAATTAGTTTTATTCGTTCGAAACGTTTGACATCGGACATCTTTCAACTCCAACTCGAAGCCGATTCGGGCAATTCCCAGGCAATTGGTGCTCGAGTGACCGTGATTCTTGACGACGGATCGACACAGACGGCCGAAGTCGCAGCAGGCGGCAGTTATCTTTCGCAATCCAATTCTGCACTTTCCTTCGGCTTGAACGGAAAACAACTTGACGCAGTCGAGGTTATCTGGCCGAATGGAGAGGCAACACGAACAGAAATCGATGAGGCGAAGTCGATGTACAGAATCTCGCACGTGCGTGTTAACTCTTCTAAACCTTAG
- a CDS encoding lamin tail domain-containing protein, giving the protein MNSPPVIGGVWIHLTVSSLSVALDFEDQNLIYQKTNLPQRPETAGLKEYDVKLFGKNSGLKKRRPMRLEMLEGRHLLAGAPIISEFLAINQSTVADEDGEFTDWIEVFNTGGDTVNLNGFWLTDDPNDLTGWRFPDSSLDAGSYQVVFASGKDRAESGSELHTDFKLDGDGEYLALIAPDGQTVVHEFSPAYPPQVADVSYGASPDLAVSTLIEAGATASYHAPSTNLLQETWSQVEFNDATWATGPTGIGFDTGVAEMAPMVEAILNLDPVGYWRFEETEGGLAANDGTAGESLDGTYKSSPTRTESGPGLADTLFQFDDSNSATKFDGRREAITFTSSPLSDLTEFSMMGMIHPEFLSTNRIGLFGQNDAIEFGFISPGTLQIWTPGGGSLNVDYEFPLNEWHHVAVTGDGESLAIYLDGQLAGQGGSPTNNYGSSSSEFRIAGDGVFDTSDNYFDGSIDEVAIFDRALTAAQVNSLVADPGQEPGDGAGQFGDLIATDVETEMLGLHSSMYVRIPFEVSDPTVFNQLILELNYDDGFVAYLNGTEIARRNAPGEEGVRLGHDAVATRTRADDLAVAGELLDISNSLDALTFGTNMLAIHALNAAVDNPDLLVRPILRASTVTVNPELNGYLTTPTPGKNNNPVSVSLGPLVHDVDHSPAQPNSADAITVTAEVVRTLADISQVELVYRVMFKEERVIPMSDDGLAADSAAGDGIYTAVIPGDLANPGEMVRWYVRATDSTDATGRLPTFEIQSGQNQSSEYFGTMIADSQLSSEIPILNWFVENERNAGERRGTRASIFFNGEFYDNLFVRQRGGSTAGNRKRNFKFDFKGNQFRFDPQYGRVEEFNLNSTATDKAYVRQALAFDAYSAAGAPGSISFPMHVRRNDEFYGVFVFIEEPDEYLLEREGFDPNGALYKVYNEFTSASSVRKKTREHEGNTDLADFISNVRTLNGEELHNYLIDNVNLPATLNYLVGTVLVHQNDNPHKNHFLYRDTEGTGEWMFLPWDNDLSWGSNWVGNSYHDQIYADMDVITEGPVPGHNPAYVAPSHPFVNTESYREWNNHWNRLMDAVLTDPVIRTMYLRRLRTTMDELMGEPGTTNSYFDQQWDGYVQAMSQDAALDKAKWFSPWPFGTDQSFPEAVDIVKNEYLEVRRQHFYVNHSVDVETSEPIVILPEFAPATYFIPGDDSLGTDWVANEFDDSQWRQGETGFGFSGDDDFDGLIRTEIDLREASEDGTAVFLRVPFNIDDPATVDALTLRMKFDDGFIAYINGTEVHRQNLRKDGPQSYNSKARSHRDSEAVVFVNYNISEHLNALKPGENLLAIHALNSSKSSSDMLMLPELVDGIISTVEVAGIPHAQVGNPAISFDPNLYDANPVSGNQDEEFVKIDNPLDDAVDISGWRLEGGIEHEFPLGTIIPANSSLYVSPESRAFRARAAGPTGGEGRLVQGGYAGHLSSLGDIVHLTAADGTRMDTLNIAAEPSPAQEFLRISELNYNPNSLDDATEFIELLNLGEQPLDLSGVTISQGPSEPLVVNAGTTIQPGDRLVVVADTAAFLAAYPEVNANQVIGEYVGNLDNGGERIKLDDANGSTIMDFRYGDRDPWPEPADGVGATLVLSDPESTPNDEFDKYYRWSGSSEIGGSPAATSRVLSGIVINEVLSNTDDPAVQTDAIELYNPTASSVDISGWYLSDSADNLLKFQIPVGTNLLAGGFITYDENDFSFALNGNDGEAVWLVSSTTPGSVFGFVDDVHFGAAKPGESFGRSPDATGRLEPMTNLSLGSTNPAPRVGPVVISEVHYNPGRPSNEATAIDPNITSGDLEFVEIYNPTGTPLDLSQWRIRGGIDFNFDSLTTIGAGEVVVLIPFNPEGAGNVARLAAFRAHHGIDESITLLGGYGGQLSNSFDRVQLQRPDNAAADPADIARLYEDEVLYDDRTPWPAADGNGHSLQRDNVEENGNSATAWLAAAPTPGQFESGPLRGDFDGNGIVNQADINLLFEAMRVTEIPDLVYDLTNDGLVNELDRDEMVKNVLHTDYGDTDLNQVFNSGDLVIVFAAGKYEDQLPLNAGWGEGDWNGDGDFDSSDLVLAFQDGGYSNQATSQGNLTRNLRARLGAAFAPIAERRESSSLHRSTPHDFATFAEGTPLAADLADKSLTALFDEQPKENHKDSNVVTDDLLDELIQK; this is encoded by the coding sequence ATGAATTCGCCACCAGTTATTGGGGGCGTTTGGATTCATCTCACTGTTTCGAGTCTATCTGTAGCTTTGGATTTCGAAGATCAAAATCTTATTTACCAGAAAACAAATCTGCCCCAGCGGCCAGAAACCGCAGGACTGAAGGAGTACGACGTGAAGCTCTTTGGTAAGAATTCCGGATTAAAAAAACGTCGGCCGATGCGTCTCGAGATGCTGGAAGGGCGCCACCTCTTGGCGGGTGCACCCATCATCAGCGAATTTCTTGCGATTAATCAGTCCACCGTCGCGGATGAGGATGGGGAGTTCACGGATTGGATTGAGGTGTTCAATACGGGAGGCGATACGGTCAATCTAAACGGATTTTGGCTTACCGATGATCCAAACGATTTGACCGGCTGGCGTTTTCCTGATTCGTCGCTCGATGCGGGGAGTTATCAGGTAGTCTTCGCATCAGGCAAAGACCGAGCCGAATCCGGTTCGGAATTGCATACGGATTTCAAGTTGGATGGAGATGGTGAGTATTTGGCGCTGATCGCACCCGATGGGCAGACCGTCGTGCATGAATTTTCACCGGCCTATCCGCCACAGGTCGCCGACGTTTCATACGGCGCATCGCCTGACCTGGCAGTTTCCACGCTTATCGAGGCCGGTGCAACGGCCTCCTATCACGCGCCATCCACCAACCTTTTGCAAGAAACTTGGTCACAAGTCGAATTCAATGATGCAACCTGGGCCACAGGACCAACGGGCATCGGTTTCGATACCGGAGTTGCGGAAATGGCGCCGATGGTCGAGGCGATTCTGAATCTCGATCCGGTAGGCTATTGGCGATTTGAGGAAACGGAAGGTGGTCTAGCTGCCAATGATGGGACAGCCGGCGAATCCTTAGACGGCACCTACAAGAGCAGTCCCACACGAACAGAATCAGGCCCCGGATTGGCCGACACCCTGTTCCAATTCGATGATTCGAACTCCGCCACCAAGTTTGACGGTCGTCGCGAAGCAATCACATTCACCAGTTCGCCTTTGAGTGATTTAACTGAATTCAGCATGATGGGAATGATTCATCCTGAATTTCTATCGACCAATCGAATTGGTCTTTTTGGACAGAATGATGCGATCGAGTTTGGATTCATCAGTCCAGGCACTCTGCAGATTTGGACACCTGGAGGCGGATCATTAAACGTCGATTATGAATTCCCGCTTAACGAATGGCATCACGTTGCAGTGACCGGTGACGGCGAGTCACTTGCCATCTATCTCGATGGCCAATTGGCAGGTCAGGGTGGAAGCCCTACCAATAACTACGGCAGCTCTTCTTCCGAATTTCGAATTGCCGGCGACGGCGTGTTTGATACGAGCGACAACTATTTCGATGGGAGCATTGATGAGGTAGCGATTTTCGATCGAGCTCTGACGGCGGCCCAAGTCAACTCATTGGTCGCTGATCCGGGGCAAGAGCCCGGTGATGGTGCGGGCCAATTTGGCGACCTGATTGCGACCGATGTCGAAACGGAGATGCTTGGTCTTCATTCGTCAATGTATGTCCGCATCCCATTCGAGGTGTCGGATCCGACAGTCTTCAATCAACTGATTCTGGAATTGAATTACGACGATGGTTTCGTTGCCTACCTCAACGGCACAGAAATCGCCCGCCGGAATGCCCCGGGCGAAGAGGGAGTACGATTGGGCCACGATGCAGTTGCCACGCGTACCCGTGCGGATGACCTGGCAGTGGCTGGCGAATTGCTCGACATCAGTAACTCCCTAGACGCGTTAACTTTTGGCACGAATATGCTGGCCATTCATGCGTTGAATGCTGCCGTTGACAATCCTGATCTGCTGGTGAGACCAATCCTGCGCGCCTCCACCGTAACGGTCAATCCTGAGCTGAATGGCTATTTGACCACTCCTACCCCAGGAAAAAACAACAATCCAGTCTCTGTTTCTCTCGGCCCTTTAGTGCATGATGTTGATCACAGCCCAGCACAACCCAATTCGGCCGATGCGATCACCGTGACTGCCGAAGTGGTGCGAACCTTGGCAGACATTTCCCAGGTCGAACTCGTGTATCGAGTCATGTTCAAGGAAGAACGGGTGATCCCGATGAGTGATGACGGATTGGCAGCCGACAGTGCGGCCGGAGATGGGATCTACACAGCAGTCATTCCGGGAGACCTGGCGAATCCGGGTGAAATGGTGCGTTGGTACGTACGAGCAACCGACAGCACGGATGCGACGGGGAGACTCCCCACTTTTGAAATTCAATCAGGCCAAAACCAAAGCTCGGAATACTTCGGCACAATGATCGCTGACTCGCAGCTATCAAGCGAGATCCCAATTTTGAATTGGTTCGTGGAAAATGAACGGAATGCGGGAGAACGGCGTGGCACACGCGCATCGATCTTTTTCAATGGCGAATTCTATGACAATTTGTTCGTACGTCAGCGAGGGGGAAGCACCGCGGGAAATCGCAAGCGAAACTTCAAATTCGATTTCAAAGGCAATCAATTCCGCTTCGATCCACAATATGGTCGCGTGGAGGAATTCAACCTTAATTCGACAGCGACGGACAAAGCCTATGTCCGACAAGCACTCGCTTTTGATGCCTATTCCGCGGCCGGAGCACCGGGCTCGATTTCATTCCCCATGCATGTCCGTCGCAATGACGAGTTTTATGGTGTTTTCGTGTTTATCGAAGAACCCGATGAATACCTGCTCGAACGAGAAGGCTTTGACCCCAATGGAGCCCTTTACAAGGTCTACAACGAATTCACCTCCGCATCGAGTGTCCGCAAAAAGACACGCGAACACGAAGGCAATACGGATTTGGCCGATTTCATTAGCAACGTGCGAACACTCAACGGCGAAGAGCTGCACAACTATTTGATCGACAACGTTAATCTACCGGCGACACTCAACTATCTCGTCGGAACCGTCTTAGTTCACCAGAACGACAATCCCCACAAGAATCACTTTCTCTACCGCGACACCGAGGGAACGGGTGAATGGATGTTCCTCCCCTGGGACAACGACTTGAGTTGGGGATCGAACTGGGTGGGCAATTCCTACCACGACCAGATTTATGCGGACATGGATGTAATCACAGAAGGGCCCGTTCCCGGTCACAACCCCGCGTACGTTGCACCCTCCCACCCGTTTGTCAATACGGAGTCCTATCGCGAATGGAACAACCACTGGAATCGGTTAATGGACGCCGTGCTGACCGACCCCGTCATTCGTACGATGTATTTGCGTCGACTTCGCACGACCATGGATGAACTCATGGGCGAGCCAGGCACGACGAACAGTTACTTCGATCAGCAGTGGGATGGTTACGTTCAGGCGATGAGCCAAGATGCTGCACTCGACAAGGCAAAATGGTTTTCGCCTTGGCCATTCGGCACGGATCAGTCATTCCCAGAAGCGGTTGACATCGTCAAAAACGAATACCTCGAAGTCCGACGACAGCATTTCTACGTTAATCATAGCGTTGATGTAGAAACGAGCGAACCAATCGTGATCTTGCCTGAATTCGCTCCGGCAACCTACTTCATTCCTGGTGATGACTCGCTCGGCACAGATTGGGTCGCCAACGAGTTTGATGACAGCCAGTGGCGTCAAGGCGAAACGGGATTCGGGTTCTCAGGAGACGACGACTTCGACGGTTTGATTCGCACGGAGATCGATCTCCGAGAAGCCAGCGAAGACGGCACTGCAGTGTTCCTTCGTGTCCCCTTTAACATCGACGATCCCGCTACCGTCGACGCATTGACATTGCGAATGAAATTTGACGACGGTTTCATCGCTTACATTAATGGCACGGAAGTTCATCGTCAGAATTTACGGAAAGACGGGCCTCAATCCTACAATTCAAAAGCACGCTCTCACCGAGATTCGGAAGCCGTCGTCTTTGTGAATTACAACATTAGCGAACATCTCAATGCGTTAAAACCCGGTGAAAATCTGCTTGCAATTCATGCACTCAATTCTTCCAAGTCAAGCTCCGATATGCTGATGTTACCAGAGTTAGTCGACGGGATTATTAGTACCGTTGAAGTGGCCGGTATCCCCCATGCTCAAGTGGGTAACCCGGCGATCAGCTTTGATCCGAACCTGTATGATGCCAATCCAGTAAGCGGCAACCAAGACGAAGAGTTCGTCAAGATCGACAATCCGCTCGATGACGCGGTCGACATTTCAGGTTGGCGACTGGAAGGAGGTATTGAGCACGAATTTCCGCTGGGCACAATCATTCCAGCCAACTCCTCGCTCTACGTCTCGCCCGAATCCCGCGCCTTTCGTGCTCGTGCTGCCGGACCGACGGGCGGTGAAGGCCGATTGGTTCAAGGCGGGTATGCCGGACATCTCTCATCCCTGGGCGATATCGTCCATCTCACCGCCGCTGACGGCACCCGGATGGACACGCTAAATATCGCGGCTGAACCATCGCCGGCCCAAGAATTCCTGCGAATTTCCGAGCTAAACTACAATCCCAACAGCCTGGATGATGCGACAGAATTCATCGAGCTATTGAATCTCGGTGAACAACCGCTCGATCTGTCGGGCGTCACCATTTCTCAAGGCCCATCAGAACCTCTGGTGGTGAATGCGGGAACCACAATCCAACCGGGTGATCGGCTCGTCGTCGTTGCCGATACAGCCGCCTTCCTCGCCGCCTATCCCGAAGTCAATGCCAATCAAGTGATCGGTGAATATGTGGGCAATCTCGACAACGGAGGAGAACGGATCAAACTGGACGATGCCAATGGCAGCACCATCATGGACTTCCGTTACGGTGATCGGGACCCCTGGCCGGAACCAGCCGATGGCGTAGGAGCAACACTCGTCTTGTCCGATCCTGAGTCAACTCCCAACGACGAGTTTGACAAGTATTACCGCTGGAGTGGCAGCTCTGAAATAGGGGGATCCCCCGCAGCTACGTCACGAGTCCTCAGTGGGATAGTCATTAACGAAGTACTAAGCAACACGGATGATCCTGCTGTGCAGACGGATGCGATTGAACTCTACAATCCAACGGCCAGTTCCGTTGACATTAGCGGTTGGTACTTGAGCGATTCAGCTGACAACCTGCTGAAGTTCCAAATTCCTGTCGGTACGAATTTGCTAGCCGGTGGCTTCATCACCTATGACGAGAATGACTTCAGTTTTGCTCTGAATGGCAACGATGGCGAGGCCGTCTGGCTCGTCAGTTCCACCACACCTGGTAGTGTTTTCGGTTTTGTGGACGATGTCCATTTCGGCGCCGCCAAACCGGGAGAATCCTTTGGCCGTAGCCCTGATGCGACGGGGCGTCTGGAACCGATGACGAATCTCTCTCTGGGTAGCACCAATCCAGCTCCACGCGTGGGCCCCGTCGTCATCAGCGAAGTTCACTACAATCCGGGGCGTCCTTCAAATGAAGCGACCGCGATTGATCCCAACATCACATCCGGCGATCTGGAGTTTGTCGAAATCTACAATCCCACCGGAACCCCTTTGGATCTGAGCCAATGGCGAATTCGGGGGGGGATCGACTTCAATTTTGACTCGCTGACGACGATTGGGGCGGGCGAGGTCGTGGTTCTGATTCCGTTTAACCCGGAAGGTGCCGGTAATGTCGCCCGTCTGGCCGCATTTCGAGCTCACCATGGAATTGACGAATCCATCACACTTCTCGGTGGATACGGCGGACAGTTGAGTAATTCATTCGATCGTGTTCAGTTACAACGTCCTGATAATGCGGCAGCAGATCCCGCTGACATCGCTCGGTTGTACGAGGATGAGGTGCTGTACGATGACCGCACGCCGTGGCCTGCAGCCGATGGCAATGGCCACTCGCTACAACGAGATAATGTCGAAGAAAATGGCAATTCAGCGACAGCCTGGCTCGCCGCGGCACCCACCCCGGGTCAATTCGAAAGCGGTCCGCTGCGTGGTGACTTCGACGGTAATGGAATTGTCAATCAAGCGGACATCAACCTTTTATTCGAGGCCATGCGGGTAACGGAAATACCTGACTTGGTCTACGACCTCACCAACGATGGTCTCGTTAATGAACTTGACCGCGATGAAATGGTCAAAAATGTTTTGCACACCGATTACGGTGATACAGATCTGAATCAAGTCTTCAACTCAGGTGACCTGGTGATCGTATTTGCCGCAGGCAAATACGAGGATCAATTGCCTTTGAACGCAGGCTGGGGGGAAGGAGATTGGAACGGTGATGGGGATTTCGATTCTTCGGATCTGGTGTTGGCGTTCCAGGATGGTGGCTATTCAAATCAAGCTACCTCCCAAGGAAATTTGACGCGAAACCTTCGTGCCCGCCTTGGCGCGGCCTTTGCCCCAATCGCTGAACGACGTGAAAGCTCTTCTTTACATCGCAGTACTCCACACGACTTCGCAACATTCGCAGAAGGAACACCATTGGCCGCTGATCTGGCCGACAAATCCCTAACGGCCTTGTTTGATGAACAACCAAAAGAGAATCATAAGGATTCGAACGTCGTTACCGATGATTTGCTTGACGAGCTAATTCAGAAATAA